One genomic segment of Cellulophaga sp. HaHaR_3_176 includes these proteins:
- a CDS encoding two-component regulator propeller domain-containing protein — protein MRNIVAITFFALFSVLCSTAQNIKFEHYNDDSGLSHNSVRHIVQDKYGFLWLGTFSGLNRFDGYEFKSYLSTSTGDNKIYNDDITALVLDEDSHNLWIGTRNGLTLFKTDEQTFTTYLPDENKPNSLPDAEIRSVYVDKLKRVWVGTKTKGLYIFNPENEKFKKVVINNFNYIKEIFEDKNGYIWIGSYDSGGVARITIDSEGEISQAITYTLSIPNSIEKNPYLNFIYEDAKSDIFVGTREGLYKLNKTTNEIENLEIENLDIKDSLGPYFLSVIQAPDGKYWLGTLGGIIVCNQLEDISRGEFKWYYSVLPDDNSLVDNLVSALYFDTSGVLWIGTEDGLDKYDPFENQFNINKDISLHINNQVPRIRGFNKTHDGKVIVATRHNGLFISEEDSFIPLYNNQKDIASIYSLDGEVFYCGLWNGKLLVYDYKNNTSKVISVGFEQSAIFAFENLGNNKLVLGSFGEGAVIFNTETLKKEEGTEHLLKGFQINEIVKEIDEYIWFATETGVVKYTISSDTFAYYRKSRIEKDGLPHDNVSDILFDQKGRLWAATRQGISWFDPQTNNFKALKEPKELQGKWITDMLTDTNGDLWLNMNNNSVARLKSNLKNYNIYNVNSGNRLDVFSSSGFYNFGNSNIYLGGKNGIIYFSPYTIRENQIAPNPVITEFKIQNEVVYPGKEINDQIPLKKDINDDKNIALNYKNRNFSLQFSVPSYANEKLNKFEYMLKGFDENWISTTSNSRTVQYTNLFPGDYIFKIKSSNSDGFWSEVVSYKIKITPPFWLTYQALLLFMVLLFFVIYIVRKEIKNRLRLKQELVTEKVNRERDVKLNNEKLRFFTNISHELRTPLTLILGPAKQLLEEADDSSSEYQKSRFNLIHQNASRLLNLVNQVLDFRKAQTGELKLKVSKTDILLYTKNTFESFKEFAYNKHIELNFNSEDETLFGWIDKDKYDKILYNLLSNAIKFTNKYGHVDLFIKLKGEDNSILVIEVSDDGIGIPLKSQEKIFTRFYQATNSKENNTGSGIGLSLVKSLVELHKGTITVESKPKQGSIFTFEIPISRKQYTKKEVFEFVSTAEVEEPMPFVPVKKVTTNTEIKEKVLVIEDNIELRRYLIDYLSDYYKVYEAENGEEGLQICRKIKPMLCVADVMMPVMDGLEFCNELKNDEFISHIPVVLLTALSENEDKVKGYDVGADAYLVKPFDPSLLKSVIVNIIKTRLELKTKFSDEVESEVGLLTHSPVDKELMEKITNLIEDNLDKADLTTSFLCQELGMSSSKLYRKIKELTDLAPNEFIRTIRLKKSAQLLKTKKYNVSEVTDLIGFNDPLYFSRCFKKQFGFPPSKLLK, from the coding sequence ATGCGAAACATTGTTGCGATAACATTCTTTGCACTATTTTCGGTTTTGTGCAGCACAGCACAGAATATAAAATTTGAACATTATAACGATGACAGCGGTTTATCGCATAATTCGGTACGCCATATTGTTCAAGATAAATACGGTTTTTTGTGGTTGGGAACCTTCTCAGGCCTTAATAGATTTGATGGGTATGAGTTTAAATCGTATTTGAGTACATCTACAGGAGATAATAAAATTTACAATGATGATATAACAGCTTTAGTTCTTGATGAAGATTCGCATAATTTGTGGATTGGTACTAGAAATGGATTAACGCTTTTTAAAACAGATGAGCAAACGTTTACGACGTATTTGCCTGATGAAAATAAACCTAATAGTCTGCCTGATGCAGAAATAAGATCTGTTTATGTTGATAAGCTGAAAAGAGTTTGGGTTGGGACAAAAACAAAGGGGCTTTATATTTTTAATCCAGAAAATGAAAAATTTAAAAAAGTTGTAATAAATAATTTCAACTATATAAAAGAAATTTTTGAAGATAAAAATGGTTATATATGGATAGGTAGTTATGATAGTGGAGGTGTCGCTAGAATAACAATAGATTCTGAAGGCGAAATTTCGCAAGCTATAACATATACACTTTCAATACCTAATTCTATTGAAAAAAACCCGTATTTAAATTTTATTTATGAAGATGCTAAATCTGATATTTTTGTAGGTACAAGAGAGGGGCTTTATAAGCTTAATAAAACAACGAATGAAATTGAAAACCTTGAGATTGAAAACCTTGATATTAAAGATAGTTTAGGACCTTATTTTCTATCAGTTATACAAGCGCCAGATGGTAAGTATTGGTTAGGTACTTTAGGGGGCATAATTGTATGCAACCAATTAGAAGATATAAGTAGGGGTGAATTTAAATGGTATTATTCTGTTTTACCAGACGATAACTCTCTTGTAGATAATCTTGTTTCTGCTTTATATTTTGATACATCAGGGGTATTATGGATAGGAACAGAAGATGGTTTAGATAAGTATGATCCTTTCGAAAATCAGTTTAATATTAATAAAGATATTTCACTTCATATTAATAACCAAGTACCTCGTATTCGTGGTTTTAACAAAACACACGATGGAAAAGTAATCGTAGCTACAAGGCATAATGGATTATTTATTTCAGAAGAGGATAGCTTTATACCTCTATATAATAACCAGAAAGATATCGCAAGCATTTACTCATTAGATGGTGAAGTATTTTATTGCGGTTTATGGAATGGTAAGTTACTAGTGTATGATTATAAAAATAACACATCAAAAGTTATAAGTGTAGGTTTTGAACAATCGGCCATTTTTGCTTTTGAAAATTTAGGAAATAATAAGCTTGTTTTAGGTTCATTTGGTGAAGGAGCGGTTATTTTTAATACAGAAACTCTTAAAAAAGAAGAAGGCACTGAGCACTTATTAAAAGGATTTCAAATTAATGAGATTGTAAAAGAAATTGATGAATATATCTGGTTTGCTACAGAAACAGGAGTTGTAAAGTATACAATATCTTCTGATACTTTTGCATATTATAGAAAATCAAGAATAGAAAAAGATGGCTTACCGCATGATAATGTGAGTGATATTTTGTTTGATCAAAAAGGAAGATTGTGGGCAGCGACCAGACAGGGTATTAGTTGGTTTGACCCTCAAACAAATAATTTTAAAGCATTAAAAGAACCTAAAGAACTTCAGGGGAAATGGATTACTGATATGCTTACTGATACAAATGGAGATTTATGGTTAAACATGAATAATAATAGTGTTGCGAGGTTAAAATCTAATTTAAAAAACTACAATATATATAATGTAAATAGCGGTAACCGACTAGATGTTTTTAGTTCTAGTGGTTTTTATAATTTTGGAAATTCTAATATTTATTTAGGTGGTAAAAATGGAATTATTTATTTTTCTCCCTATACGATTAGAGAAAATCAAATAGCTCCGAACCCTGTAATAACAGAATTTAAAATCCAGAATGAAGTTGTTTACCCAGGAAAAGAAATAAATGATCAAATTCCTTTAAAAAAGGATATTAACGATGATAAAAATATAGCTTTAAATTATAAGAATAGAAACTTCTCGTTGCAATTTTCGGTACCATCATATGCAAATGAAAAACTAAATAAGTTTGAATATATGCTAAAGGGGTTTGATGAGAATTGGATTTCGACAACAAGCAATTCACGAACAGTACAGTACACTAATTTATTTCCTGGGGACTATATATTTAAAATAAAATCAAGTAATAGTGATGGTTTTTGGAGTGAAGTGGTTTCATATAAAATAAAAATAACACCTCCATTTTGGTTAACATACCAAGCTTTACTGTTGTTTATGGTATTGTTGTTTTTTGTAATTTATATCGTAAGAAAAGAAATAAAAAACAGATTAAGATTAAAGCAGGAATTAGTTACTGAAAAAGTAAATAGAGAACGTGATGTTAAATTAAATAATGAAAAGCTGAGGTTTTTTACAAATATATCACACGAGTTAAGAACGCCTTTAACACTTATTCTAGGACCTGCAAAGCAATTATTAGAAGAAGCCGATGATAGTAGTAGCGAATATCAAAAGAGCAGATTTAATTTAATTCACCAAAATGCGAGTAGGCTTCTGAATTTAGTTAACCAAGTTCTAGATTTTAGAAAAGCACAGACAGGGGAGTTAAAGCTTAAAGTGTCTAAAACGGACATTCTTTTATATACAAAAAACACATTTGAATCGTTTAAAGAATTTGCTTATAATAAACATATCGAACTAAATTTTAATAGTGAAGATGAGACCCTTTTTGGTTGGATAGATAAGGATAAATACGATAAAATATTATATAATTTATTATCAAATGCCATTAAGTTTACTAATAAATATGGTCATGTTGATTTGTTTATAAAACTTAAAGGAGAGGATAATAGTATACTAGTTATTGAGGTAAGTGATGATGGTATCGGTATACCTTTAAAAAGTCAAGAGAAGATTTTTACAAGGTTTTACCAAGCAACAAATAGTAAAGAAAATAACACAGGTTCTGGTATAGGTTTATCATTAGTAAAATCATTAGTAGAGCTTCATAAAGGAACAATAACAGTAGAGAGTAAACCTAAACAAGGGAGTATTTTTACGTTTGAAATTCCAATAAGTAGAAAACAATATACTAAAAAAGAAGTTTTTGAATTTGTATCTACTGCAGAGGTTGAAGAGCCTATGCCTTTTGTGCCAGTTAAAAAAGTAACAACAAATACAGAAATAAAAGAGAAAGTATTGGTTATAGAAGATAATATAGAACTTAGAAGATATCTGATTGATTATTTATCTGATTATTATAAAGTTTATGAAGCTGAAAATGGTGAAGAAGGACTTCAGATTTGCAGAAAAATAAAACCAATGTTATGTGTGGCAGATGTAATGATGCCTGTTATGGATGGCCTTGAATTTTGTAATGAGTTAAAGAATGATGAATTTATAAGTCATATACCTGTTGTATTATTAACTGCTTTATCAGAAAATGAGGACAAAGTAAAAGGGTATGATGTAGGTGCAGATGCATATTTAGTGAAGCCTTTTGACCCTTCTTTATTAAAATCGGTAATTGTAAATATTATAAAAACACGATTAGAATTAAAAACTAAATTTTCTGATGAAGTAGAAAGTGAAGTTGGTTTATTGACACATTCACCTGTTGATAAGGAATTGATGGAGAAAATAACAAATTTGATTGAAGATAATTTAGATAAGGCAGATTTAACAACTAGTTTTTTGTGTCAAGAGTTAGGTATGAGTTCTTCAAAATTATATCGAAAAATAAAAGAACTAACAGATCTTGCTCCTAATGAATTTATCAGAACTATTCGATTGAAAAAATCAGCACAATTATTAAAAACAAAAAAATACAATGTATCAGAAGTAACTGATTTAATTGGTTTTAATGATCCACTTTATTTTAGCCGATGCTTTAAAAAGCAATTTGGCTTCCCGCCTAGTAAACTGTTGAAGTAG